A stretch of DNA from Ricinus communis isolate WT05 ecotype wild-type chromosome 4, ASM1957865v1, whole genome shotgun sequence:
AAAGGGTACAATATACCATGACTACAAGGCTACCATATTACATCATCTTTATTGCACACCAAAAGTCCTCTACATGATCAACTCCATGAGCCCTGAAATGCAGGAGGTTGACCTAAGTTGGTTAAAAAGTGCTCTTTCAACAACTTGTCGAAGGTTGAACCTTTCAAGAACACATCTTGGTCTTGAACCCCATCTCGAATCCACTCTTCAACTTGACTCTTCAGGCGCAAAACGTTTTCTCTGATGCCTAGACTTCCGGCTTTCATGCAAAGCTCCTCGACCTCAGCCCAAAAACATGATTCCAGAGATTCATTTGACATTCTCTCTGCATGCTCACGCCATCTTTGGGTGCATTTGTACCTTTTTGGTCTGCCCCTTTCCATGTAGGGTCCTGTATCTTCATTCTTTAGGTGTCGATAGTAGTTGGCAATATCTAAGGGTTCAACTATGCGCCGGTACTTGGTCCCAACATCAATCCATGCCTTCCTGCCCTCAAATTCATCAGGAAGTTCATACCTTTTCAGCATTTCGATAATCTCATCCCATATTCCTGCCAGCTTAAGCCTCTCTACATTAGCATCAAACTCTTCTCTGTCTTCTGAAAGTTTGAAAGCATCGTAATATCCTACTTTATGTTGGCACCTCTTCTTGTATCCTTGGAGATTTGCTACTCCATGCTCAATATCTGCCATCTTTTTGTCAATTGCTCTCTGATTATTGCTTTTTTGCTTCTCCAGCTCTCCAGTAGCACGAAGGCATAATCTAGCTCTAGCGCTCTGGAATTTCAAACACAACTAATCAATACAGGCAATGGCTAGCGACCGTACACAAATTGCCTTTAAGCATTCTAACACGCGGTGTCCTAAATTAGACTATAACTAACCATTGTAACTAcaaatacttaaaaattaaattatgaattcAGAAGCAagtgaattagaagaaaatttACCAGGCCTAAGTCATTCAAGGCCAAGTTACTCTCTGCAGTCATATCATCTGATGATAATGGAAGTGCTTCTAGATGATGGTTTTCTAAACAGGTAACCGTCTGCATTTGTAAGCTTTCTTCCAGTTCATCTTTGTAGTTCAAGTGATCTTTTAGGCTACTCTGGGCAACTACTGAAAGTTCTGCTTCAGAATTCAACTGAGAGGTATAGAATAATAGTTGCAGAACAGCATCTGGGTTCCTTATGACAACAAGTTTCCCATTTCCTGTGCAGAAGACATAGGTTCCAAAGGGTCTATAAGGACTTAACCCCATGAAACTTGATAGAGTCTCCAACAATAGATTAGTGCTTCCCATGATCTTACAGGCAGCATGGCTTGCTACAGAAGATACATTTCTCATCACAGTTACATAAAAATTCACAGCTTCATGTACAGGTTCTAGAAGGGATTTTGAATTGAAGAAATTGAGAATCAGCTGCAGTTGTTGCTGAATGGATGAAAGCGGGGTGAGTGATATCCGTGGAACAATGTCATATTTCATAACAAAATTTATGAAGTATCTAGACCAGCTCTCACGCCTAACTGCATGGCTCATAATGCGATCTCCAACAAGGGGAGATCCAAAAGTAACACAAAGAGGCGGCCTTCTGCTGGTGTCTGGTCTTATGTACTCGTCCAAAAACCAGATAGCAGCAAGTATAGCAATAGGCCCCCCTAAAGAGTGCCCGGTAAAGACAACTTGTTTCCCATCCATCACAGCTGTTCCTACCTGAGAAAATTGGAAACCCAGATTATGGTCAGCATGCATCATTAAAcaatttcatgtttcaggtcaATTGCATATTCTGTTCTGCTCTATTGATTCAATTTGTCTCCAACTTCTTTGAACTTCAATGAAATAGACAAcatttaattcataaataattccAAAATTCCAATCTGTTAGATGTCCCTCTCAAGAAACTTAATAGCCTCTTGGAAGGCTTTCGAGTTTACAGCTAAATTGGAATGAAATCAATTgtttcataattataaaataaaatcagagATGAAATTGGATTAGTAGAACATATTACATATACAGGTAAACTAAAGCtctatttaaacaaaaaacaGAATCAAATTAATACCCAACTAAGAAAACAGAACCCTTCTAAAATAATGAGCTCAAATACCTCTTTTCTGAATTGTGGATTAGCCACGAGTGCCTTGAATCTTAGCAAAAAAGCTTCATTGACAGTGGCAGTACCATTAAGACCAACATGTTTGAGAGAAGGTAGTAGCTGAAGATCCACTTCCACTTCTCCAAAGGGACCTTTACTAAACCAATCAGTTACAAACCAAGACCCAGGGAAGCTAAAAACAATTTCAGATGAAGGTCTAATCTTTTCAGAAACATATAATTGCTTCCCACTAGTCTTGTTGTGAGCTTTCATAGCCATTGAGCAAGCTTTCTTGATAACCTCTTCTTTAATCCCTACACTCTCCCCAAGACTAACACTACccatcttttttctattttttttttggtagaATCCGCAGATTCAGATGGTTGCAACTCTGCTGCTTCTTCCTCTGGTTTTATGGATGGAGGTGAATGAGATGGGTAGTCGGTGAATTTCTGTAGCAAACCAGTGATTGGTTATGCCAAAAGGGTTCAAAGATGAGGTCTTTTGCCATCTGAGATTGAAGTTTCTTGGTAAGTTCAGAAAGATTCTCTTTTGTATCTGTATAATAATAGTGAATTCTTGACTTTGTTAAGAGGTCAAGCAGACCTACAAgactttttagttttctttttatcttagTTGCTGTGGTTAGgtattgttgttattattcacttttaatttttagttttggcAGTTTATGATAATTCACATAAATCTATAGAGATGCTAATTTCAAACTTAGTTGTCTGGCTAATTTATctccatttattttataatagaaaatcaaataaaaaaacatgttttattaattttatttcttacaaATTCATTAGAATAGTTATAGTGACCATATTATGTCAacattactttttattttaaaaatgatatttttatcaacTTATAATTTTCAGTTGAAGATTGCATCATATGCAAAttgaattgatgattttgaaAGATCCCATTATGTAATGGAAATTAGGTCATTCTATAAAAGGGAAGTTTCTTAGAACTCACTGACTTGAGGCCTTGTTGGTCTaaaacttttacttttttaaccTTCTATAATGTGGAATTCTGAACTTGAAATGTGATTTcaatgtgtttttcttttagaaaaaaataaataaatttatagttaaattataaatgaatcTAATAAAGTagtagttttcttttaaattctagttaaacttaatatttccttattgtaattgaatttctttttaagaaataattgaatatcttatttcttactattttctaatttaaccaaatttattcttttcataatccaactaaattatataaagattaattaatttttcaattaatgtCCAATTAGTAATGACTATTTTGGCCTGACctaaataaatgatttatgAGTTTAGTACTTTCTTTTAAGTAAATATGCTGACTCGTTTAGCTGTTAATACAAAACTCATGTGAATAATTAACTCCCAAATGTATACAGGgtcatatattaattaactcTCTACTTGAAACTCAGACTGTAATCCAATTTCAGAAATTTAGTCATCCTATAGTGCTGTGTGGTTGCCACTACTGGGTTTTCTTCTATTCCGTTTGGTAGCTGAGAAAATGCTAGGAAAGATAataaccttttctttctttttccgaAATGTTGCTTGGCTTTCTTGAAATAACATGTGAATCGCCAGAGAGAGGCATTGGAATTCCTGATTGAatgttgataaaaaaatttcaaaatcgAAAACTGCACAAGCATTGTTATGCTCAAAATTTTGGAGCAATTGATTTATGCTTTGCTGGTCCTtgaattttccttttcatgGAATGAACTCTGAACTCCTCAGGTAAAGAAAAATCAACTTTTAGATCAATTTTGGaaattttcataaatcttATGCTTCCATTTTATTTCCTTGAGATCTAACTCCTAAAACTTACTTATCCAACTATATTCAGAAATCATCATCCGATTCACTGGAAGAAGGACTCCTTGATGAATCTGATATCAAACCTAAACGGAAGTCTGGAAATTTCACTGGGGATCTTATTGGTGGTAATGGGGGTGATGTTGATCCTATATTTGCTGCCATATCCTTCTTTTGCATCTTTTGAGAAATTTCCATACAGACTTGATCAACTTTGTCAAGAAAATCTTTCACAATGACAAACAGTTGAAGCAGGTTTGCCCTGTCCTGTTTTGCAGCTCCTGCTTGGTAATAGTCTGTTGTTCTCTTTACAAGCCCCAGAATTCTTGTTTTCTCCTCTACCACCACTCTAGTTTCCTCCTCAGTCTCCTCTAAAAACCCTTTCATATCCCTGAAAAAACCACCCCCCTCACAATTTTCGCACTGTGTAACGAGCAGCCGGATTTCTGTAACACGGGCCGTAAGAGAGGAGCATGTGCTAATCAAATTATCATAGTCTATGATGGCTGCTTTCTTGACATTGGAGAACTCAATATTCAATCCCCTCAATGCTTGCAATCCTAGCAGTAGGTACTCTTTTTGTCTTTCTGCTTCCGATAGGGTGCCTGGACCTGAATCACTTTTGATTCCTCGTTTGCTGTTGTTTCTTTCAACACTTCTGTTCTGATCGACTACACAACATCTACCTTCTGATTGAGCTACTTGTTCCACCACAAAATGAAGTAAAGTAGTCTTGCCATCAGTGCTTTTAACATCAGAAATCCTTCTAAGAGCAGCAAGGTTGAAACCTTGTGCGTTGCCTCTAGATGTCCCAGCATTCATCCTATTGCCAGCCTTGAGAATGGCTTCAAGAAGTTTTAAGAAGAGGCCTCGTCTCCGTAGTTCTTTGCATCCCAATTCAAGGCTTTGCAAGGATTCCTTGAGATGGAGAATTTCTGCGTCATAATTTGATCTAAAAAGCATTGCATTGATCCGGATGAATGCGGACGGAACAGCTTTCAGGATGTGGTAAAGGAAAGATTCAGCATCTGTAAGTTTACTCGGGTTGCCTCTGAATTGCAGGATTttggcttcttcttcttgggtTGGGGCAATTCTGTTAAGTTTTTCAAGGGCATCAGTGGTGAGGCCATGGCCATCAACAAGGGCAGCAAGGATTTCTTTACGAGAAACTGCTAATGATTTTAGTACAATTGCTGTGTTCTGCGACTTCCGAGACTCGAAGATGAAAGTTTGAGCACTTGAGGCAGGATAACTGCTAATACTTGATGAGACTCCATTTCCTTCAGGGGTTTTGCTTCTTGAAGTTTTGTATCCAAACAGTGTTTCTATTTGGTTATCATCAAATCTGACCCCcccaaaaaaaaaggaatagcAATGCGTTAGAGGAATATCTACCTATATCGAAATGATTTTGTAGAAAAAATATACTGAGGACAACTTTTAGATGAACTGAATTTCAAAGACAGAATAACCTGAGAGAGCCATCAATGATCTCATTCCAAACCATTGAATGATCAGCATTGGCCATAACTTTATCCCAATGCAATGGCTTTAGCTTCATATTGCTAACACTAGTCACTTTTGAACTTTCCTCTGTTGAACTCGGTGCCCTGCCATCGTTGTTCGTGTTCCATCTTGGTGCTGCTGAGGGTCTTAGTGATGAAACAAGACCACCAGACTCTGACAGTGGAGGTAGTGGCACAGAATGTCTCTTGGCTGTTGGTAGTGGTGGTCGCCGTAGaaaaggaggaggaggaggaggaggtggcggtggtggaggtggagaTGGTGTTGTTGCTGGCAGTGGTGGTGCTGGATTTTGCACAGATGGAGTTATTTCCAGAGGTTGTACATTTGGTTGAACTGATTCTATCACTCTCCCTTTCACTTCCTGAGGTTTATATATTCGTGTTCTCTTTACAACCATATCATCTCTcacctcttcttcttcaaagctAGGATTCAAGATAACCGTTGAGAACTTGGTTTTAAGTTTTCTGTCTTCTAAATCTTTGACATAAATTACATCTCGGCCATCTTCTTCCACGATCAATCCTTTCACTTTCGTGCCAAATTTTCTGAATTCTTCAGAAGTCACCGCAGCTTCTTGTTCAAAGCTTGCATCAATTTTATTTCGTCGCCTGCGTCTAGCATATTTACCACacaaaaagaacaagatgGAAGCAGTCATTAAAGTGATTGAAAATGCTGCAAAAATGGCAATCACGACCTTTCGATTCGATGACGGAGGCACTGACATTGCAAAATTTTGTGGTTCAGTAGAAAGTGCAGTGTCTCGTGAAGAGTATCGGTCAACAAAATAAAGGGAAAGAACAGActaagagagagagattaaCAACATTAAAAATAGGCAGAACCATGGATGTAATGTAACATCCTGCCAATGTACATGAAGTGAAGCAAGACAAAGAGCAGGGGTTGTTCTATTTCCTTGTGGTTATAACCATCTTCTTCGATTTTCCTGTCTTCtgtttttgttgtttgtttGCTGACACTTTCAATGAAGTTAGTTGTTTCTGgtagctttattttattaccaTTTCGTGCTTTCGACGCATGCAATTACCGAAAAACCCCTTGTAATGAAGTTGTAGCTCCAGGTCAAAGAGGGTACTGATGGGTCTTGAAAGGTTAGCCGTCCTGCATCGTGTCCATTGTAATTCACGTACAatgattttcttaatttggAGTCTTATATGTTGGTTTAACATTGTAAAGTGTCAATGTATGTTTCATTGTCAATTCTTGTCATTTGACAATATCGATCTACTTCTGGTTGTTTGTTACTATGACAGTTGAAACTCTACTGGCCTGTTGTCAGGATTCTTGGCTACTGGTATGCACACATGTTTACTATTTAATAGTAGCAAGAATTTACGAAGTCAACATTATAAACAAGCTCTGAGTGTCACCCTCCATGGACTCACTTGTAGGCTGCCGTATGGCAAAAATGGTGGAGGAAGAGACAACATAGGGACGAAGCTCCCTATCACTTTATTTAAGCTTTctgttatataaatttatgcaCAGGCCTCATTATATCTTACAGAAGTTGTGCCAGCATATGTTTATGCATTGATATTAAAAACAGAAAGCAGACCGATAGACCATCGAGACGCTATTTCCTGGTCTCGTAAATCGTGGGTCTCACATGTTAGCGAGGGCgaagaacaaaagataataatcATATTGGTGGAACCAATTATTAGAATGAAGAAGGGACATGCAACAGTTTTACACAATAATTTCTCACAACCACCATAGTTCTAGCAAACTACCAAGACAAGCTGCAAGCAGATGGCATTCTTTCATTCAAGCATTGTCTTGTAAATGTTCCTACCCAACAAAAGGTGACCCAAATCTTATCTACCAAGTAGCAAACAAAACCACTCTGGTGGTCCTCTTAAATCACAATCAATCCTGTCTATTACAGGAGTTGATATCGCCATGTGATGATGgcattctttaaaaataaattaataaccaaagaaaaaatgaCAGCGCATAAAGAGTGGGATTCGGGTCAATTAACTTATTGCCTGAGCAGCCCATGGTTTCTCCTTGAATGGAATTACAAGTTTTGACGAGCTTGGCACCCCATTTGTGGGACCATAGTCATAGCTAAGATTGGGTAAAACTTTGATAGAATCTTATACAAAATCTTAATTTGGTCATagcattcaaaattctatccACCAACACCAATTTGAAGGtcagtattttctttttttattttttcttctttaatttctttgaattagGATGGTTACATACCTATGCTGCAGTAATTAAAACTTGAATGTAACACCACAGCACATAGgttaattcattaaattcGTATGGGTAGAGAGGTATTAGTCCAAGTTTTCATCATTGTGTAGCAACAAATGACAAGAACACTCTGCCTGTTTTCTTGCTCAACTATTCATACACCCCTCTGATTAGTCTCCAGAAATGGACGAAAACAGAAAACTGATAAAGGATTTTGTATATGCAagtatattcatatttaaatgGAGTGGAGCTCATTGTTGAAATATAATAGCCTTCTAAATCCTAATTCAACGTCAAGAAACAATCTGCTTCCTTAAAGCCactatactaaaattaaaatgagctCAATGGGGAAACCAAAATTAGTTAAACCAGAAGTTAACTGTGGCATTATCACAACAAAAGAATTCTACAGGTGTTTCTCACAACTATTTCATTGTATGTATCCCTTCTTCTTTCTGCCCTAGTGGCCAGTTCTTCATGTCAATTTGAGTCAGCTAGTATATGTGCAGCATAAACAGAAGTATCTCTTCAGAGTATTGacaaaaatttaacaaaactCATCACTCTGATGTGCATGCTGAAAAGTTAGTCTCTGTCAGCAGTCTAGGCCTTTTAGCCACACAAGTGGTAGATGATggtgaagaagatgatgattcTGGTGATGCCGGACCAGAAGGgcatgatgaagatgatgaagaaaCATCATCATCCATCTTTCTCTTCAGAATacttctcttttccttttcatctcCCTCGCCTCGCATTACAAAATTCTTTAGTCGCTTCACATCGGAAAGTTTTACAGGTTTCACTATGAATTCTTCTGCCCCTTCTTCCAAACACCTGTCCATCATTAAGAATATGCCATTAGATTTTCAGTTCATTGCTCATCAGACATGATAATTAGCTGACTAAATCTATACCATTTGCCAGACTGACTAATCATATAtg
This window harbors:
- the LOC8258133 gene encoding protein EDS1B; this translates as MGSVSLGESVGIKEEVIKKACSMAMKAHNKTSGKQLYVSEKIRPSSEIVFSFPGSWFVTDWFSKGPFGEVEVDLQLLPSLKHVGLNGTATVNEAFLLRFKALVANPQFRKEVGTAVMDGKQVVFTGHSLGGPIAILAAIWFLDEYIRPDTSRRPPLCVTFGSPLVGDRIMSHAVRRESWSRYFINFVMKYDIVPRISLTPLSSIQQQLQLILNFFNSKSLLEPVHEAVNFYVTVMRNVSSVASHAACKIMGSTNLLLETLSSFMGLSPYRPFGTYVFCTGNGKLVVIRNPDAVLQLLFYTSQLNSEAELSVVAQSSLKDHLNYKDELEESLQMQTVTCLENHHLEALPLSSDDMTAESNLALNDLGLSARARLCLRATGELEKQKSNNQRAIDKKMADIEHGVANLQGYKKRCQHKVGYYDAFKLSEDREEFDANVERLKLAGIWDEIIEMLKRYELPDEFEGRKAWIDVGTKYRRIVEPLDIANYYRHLKNEDTGPYMERGRPKRYKCTQRWREHAERMSNESLESCFWAEVEELCMKAGSLGIRENVLRLKSQVEEWIRDGVQDQDVFLKGSTFDKLLKEHFLTNLGQPPAFQGSWS
- the LOC8258132 gene encoding formin-like protein 4, which codes for MSVPPSSNRKVVIAIFAAFSITLMTASILFFLCGKYARRRRRNKIDASFEQEAAVTSEEFRKFGTKVKGLIVEEDGRDVIYVKDLEDRKLKTKFSTVILNPSFEEEEVRDDMVVKRTRIYKPQEVKGRVIESVQPNVQPLEITPSVQNPAPPLPATTPSPPPPPPPPPPPPPFLRRPPLPTAKRHSVPLPPLSESGGLVSSLRPSAAPRWNTNNDGRAPSSTEESSKVTSVSNMKLKPLHWDKVMANADHSMVWNEIIDGSLRFDDNQIETLFGYKTSRSKTPEGNGVSSSISSYPASSAQTFIFESRKSQNTAIVLKSLAVSRKEILAALVDGHGLTTDALEKLNRIAPTQEEEAKILQFRGNPSKLTDAESFLYHILKAVPSAFIRINAMLFRSNYDAEILHLKESLQSLELGCKELRRRGLFLKLLEAILKAGNRMNAGTSRGNAQGFNLAALRRISDVKSTDGKTTLLHFVVEQVAQSEGRCCVVDQNRSVERNNSKRGIKSDSGPGTLSEAERQKEYLLLGLQALRGLNIEFSNVKKAAIIDYDNLISTCSSLTARVTEIRLLVTQCENCEGGGFFRDMKGFLEETEEETRVVVEEKTRILGLVKRTTDYYQAGAAKQDRANLLQLFVIVKDFLDKVDQVCMEISQKMQKKDMAANIGSTSPPLPPIRSPVKFPDFRLGLISDSSRSPSSSESDDDF